In a genomic window of Tripterygium wilfordii isolate XIE 37 chromosome 8, ASM1340144v1, whole genome shotgun sequence:
- the LOC120004025 gene encoding uncharacterized protein LOC120004025 — MEAYGKSTMGGAANVIYLSTILGLDGPNPVHKCGYKCENEHVCGNVYCCKLTGLTHICDKNCNQRILYDNHSSLCRVSGQLSPLTPAEQQAVRGVRRKLDSDNTPGDTCGFKRRRDAQFHPSPFERSFSNVSPICSQAGDGMDLS, encoded by the coding sequence ATGGAAGCATATGGAAAATCTACAATGGGTGGTGCTGCTAATGTCATCTATCTATCGACCATTCTAGGCCTAGATGGGCCAAATCCAGTTCACAAATGCGGTTACAAGTGTGAAAACGAACATGTATGTGGAAACGTGTATTGTTGCAAACTAACAGGACTCACTCACATTTGTGACAAGAACTGTAACCAAAGAATTTTGTATGATAACCATAGTTCCCTTTGCCGGGTGAGTGGCCAGCTTTCCCCCCTAACTCCAGCAGAGCAGCAGGCAGTTAGAGGTGTGCGTAGGAAGCTTGATTCTGACAATACTCCTGGTGATACCTGTGGTTTTAAGCGCCGACGTGATGCTCAGTTTCATCCTTCTCCTTTCGAGAGATCTTTTTCTAATGTCAGTCCCATCTGCAGCCAAGCTGGAGATGGCATGGATTTGAGCTAG